Within the Stigmatopora argus isolate UIUO_Sarg chromosome 23, RoL_Sarg_1.0, whole genome shotgun sequence genome, the region GAAGATCTCCTGTGCTGGTCAAGGTAcgtgcatcaaggcatcaataatcgaataccgatatacatccagtCAAAACAAGTTGCGACATCttgtaaattaaatatttaaattgttaaaccaatgctttttttcttatctgaatattttaacatgtcacattttttttaaaactgaatatttagggctgttgatccagttcttttaatccattttttttctaaatattatatctgaaatggtccggcccacacgaaatcgagttgacgttaatacgaccgcgaaccaacctgagtctggcACCCTTGATTTAAATGATGGGTGTGTCCTGGGCACACTCAAAATCTTTCATTCGCCTACAACTTGTCTTTACATAcatgatgaggatgaggagaaAGGCCCTCTGGATGTATTTTGAACCAAATAAGGTTCTCTCGTTCCATAACGGAGGTGTTTTGGGCCTGCTCTAATAATCCAGATGATCACCGAGGCCTTGGAGCGCTGTGGTAAAATCCTGCTGAAAAGGAAAAACGATTGCATATTAAAGATGTTGCAACTCGTTTTGactggatgtatatcggtattcgattattgatgccttgatggaGGTGAGATGAATATCTGACCCTAATTTGCAGGCGCGAGCTGTTCACGCTCATTCATGAAGGTGCAAGTGAATAGAAATACACATAAGAGAAGCGGAAAGCTTTCACAGGTTGGATGgaaaaattgtacaaaaattgctggattttttttccctctgattACACAACTGTTTTAAAACTAAAGTAGCAAAAATTTCAAACAGTTTGCATTATGCATTTTTCTTTCATGTCGTGTCAAGTAAAATTGCATAGTTTCTCCCCATaagaatggtttaaaaaaagcacaagttACCTGAGAAAACGCTTTTTTGTAGCCGTGATTAGCTCATTCGTACACCGCCGCTTGGTCCTCGCTCGTTCTTTCCCACGTGACTCTGCGCGACTATTTTTAGCACCTCATTTGCAGGCCTGTTTTTGCCCCGGCCGATGCACACTAGCTTTTTTGCTAGTGCTGTGATTGCAAAGACGAGCTTTCATTCCCGGGCCTCTTCTTGTACTTGGCCATCAGCCAGGGAATGTACTAGATATAAAATCTGGTTGGATCATACTCTGTACAGTAGGGATGCACAGAATGCGGCTACAGTGAAACATGTTCCTTTACAAAGGACAATCTCACATTTTTACAGGACAAGTTTGTCTTTATGATAAAGATTTCAAGaagatcatttttttcagactataaatcgcacgatacctagtctttttttaataaaaaggagATCAACAACAGATATTTAATCCTGAAATTAAAGTTGTAACGACAACCAGGGCGACACGGTGGTGAAGCGATTATCACGTCAGACTCGCAGTTCTGCGactgagggttcgattccaggtccggaccttcttgtgtggagtttgtatgttctccccaaaATTGcgtaggtactccggtttactcccttatccctaaaacatgcatgctaggctagctggttgacgACTCTAAATTGCGAttagttgtcctttgtctccttgtgccctgcgattggctgcccaccgattcaggatgtccccccgTGTGTTAGCCAGGCTTGCTTCAGAAAGGATTTTTAAGGCAGAGGCGGCGAGATGAGCTCGGTTGTCTGCGTCACTCCTGGTTACTTTTATCCTAAAATCTTACACAGGATGAATGCAGGAAATTGGTAGAAATCATTTGAGTTTAGGGGGCTGTCTGGCAGTGTGTTGATCTCCTTCCCTGTCATTTCAAGAACATCGCTGTTTTCTCCAGGCCAACCCTCTCCCGCTCCCCCTGAAGAAGTGCGCCGTGGTGGGCAACGGAGGTATCCTCCGGCACAGCCACTGCGGCCGGGACATCGACAAGGCCGACTTTGTCATGAGgtgaccgccgccgccgctgctgccGCAAGCCGCAGGCTTCTGCTTGGCATTCCGTCCTTGAAAGTGGAGAAACTCCGGTTGGACAGGATGTTCCACCTACAAAAAAAGAGCCTTGTGTCACTCTGGCTGCTTTGCATAGCAAAACATTGACAGCttcaaacaaaaacactaaTCGCATCTGTGGACTATAGTTGGGAGTACATTAACGACTACTGTTTTCCTGATCTTCGTCATAGTTCACCACCCATGACTAGCtgttttcatacctgtcaacctctgccgataactgcccttataaatgattatgattccccttacaaaccccccaaaaaccttacaaaccttatcggcagaggttgacaggtatgtgttttatttgtttgactGCAGCTAGCTAacatattagattagaactttatttcatcccgtatttgggaaatttcttggttgcagtagcaagacagacacaagacacacaagacattgtagacctaagtaagaaactggagccacacacaggaagtcagtAGTTCTTACAGTCATGGAGATGACATAACACAAGGAAGCattatacctgtcaacctcggccaattgctccccttattaatgattgcaattccccttattaagcgatacaaaaccatacaaatgcaacgtggcacaaatttactcacatagggcacacttaaaagacTAAAATTTGCTCCAAAGTAGAGAGGGtgaccaatcagtatgcactaaattcaagattctgtatgaCGTGGACAggttgactgtctgggtacattgcttgctgacacactatatttatatagtgaaaaggcagacgtgtgaaaggggaatgcgcgtctGCATATCatacttaaagcatgacaatattagcagtcgatgatgacgttttcgtctgctaccagtgaccgaaacgatccggattagagccgagatcggttttgacaaaaaacgtacttaaaaaaaatcctgcacaAAAGTAGTTATAAGGCGTACACAAttcgaaatgatcaaaaaatgtataaaatacgggaaaaccgtataagttgacaggcatGTAACATGTTTTCCTGCAGGTGTAACCTCCCACCGCTTTCTAAGGAATACGTGGATGACGTCGGCACCAAATCGCACCTGGTGACGGCCAACCCTAGCATCATCGGGAGGAAGTGAGCATGCATACGTTTTACGGAACACACGGAATAAATGCCTAACGAGTTTTCCCCTCAGATACCAGAACCTGCTGTGGTCCCGCAAGCCCTTCGTGGAGAACGTGAAGGTGTACGGCTCCAGCTTCCTCTACATGCCGGGCTTCTCCACACGTCCCGGGACGGAACTGTCGCTGCGCGCCGCCTACGCGCTGGCGGACTCTTCGTCTAACCTCACCATGCTGTTCGCCAACCCGAACTTCCTGGGCAACGTGGGTCTCTTCTGGAGTGCGCGCAACGTGCACGCCCGCCGTCTCTCCACGGGCCTTTTCATGGTCAGCCTGGCTTTGGGCCTGTGCGAGGAGGTCAGCGTCTACGGTTTCTGGCCCTTCCCCTTTGACCTAGACAAGAAGCCTATCAGTCACCACTACTACGACAACATGCAGCCCCACCGCTGGTTCCACGCTATGCCCGAGGAGTTCGTGCAGCTGTGGGAGCTTCACAAAAGCGGGACGCTGCGCATCAATCTGGGAGGCTGCGTTTAATGCTGAGGCTGGATCTTGCGGCCTTTAGCCAAAAAGGTGAGGGGGAGGAGCTTTGGGAATTGGAATCCCTTCTACCCTCTCATCATGCTTGCACGGCTCTTCCGCGGGTATTCTGGCTTCCACATTCCTAACTAATGCATGTGAGCTTGAGTCACTCGAAGTTGTCCTAAACAGGCAATTTTTGGGTTactgattaaaagaaaaaaggggaaaaatgggaAAAGGAGCTGTTGTTGTTGCTCAGGATCCATGAAGAAACATCAATTTCGCCACACGCACAACGTTCAGTCCCTCATGCACAAGacgggctttttttctcaacttTTTTATACCATACAAATGCTGATTTTGACAGAAGAGTTCACTGAAATGCTAACTTGTTATGTACGGAAACGTGGCATGTGTTCTGGTTTATGATTTCTTAGTCAGGATGAAAGTTGAGTGCCTTTTCGTATTAGAGGtatgaataaatcattcaagCATCATTATTAGTCTTTTTCAGGCTGCTGTTGATCAGCCTAATGACGTTATTCGGGTAAATTTGTTAAAGGGAACTCAATGTAGTGGCGAAACCGTGGCCCCTAGCGAATTACAATTCTTGGCCACGTTTACACGACAACGATCATAAGTTTTACCGATTTGCATGTTCGTCAGTGACACCGCGGATCGCGTTCGCCTTTTTATGGATGCTTTTTTGACcaccaagcaatgttccctctaagctgcgcgcgtgcgcaattgcgcactactctcgtcttctctgcgcagcagcaatcgtatggcgcgcagtaattttttttttaatttttttaccccttttgagagcattttgagccgtttggcgaatggacttatatggacgtttttttgcctccatcgcgacatcatcgcgacattttaccgaggaattcacttccctgggctcggttctaatgtccaaagagctctagtatttgtatttaatcattaaacgctgtttttggctggatttgaccgaatttgagagcattttgagccgtttggcgaatgcacgtatatagacgtttttttgcctccatcgcgacattttaccgaggaattcatttccctgggctcggttctaatgtccaaagagctccagtatttgtatttaatcattaaatgctgttttaagatggatttgacccgattgctgtcattttacggctcggttctgctacatctgcccgcccaagagtgcttattccggggctgccatgcccgcccaagagtgcttattcccgggctgccattgatggtagactaataaattgagtgatgagcggcaaagggaaattaatcattgatttttactataatttggacaacgccggcgggccggattaaaaatcctaacgggccgtatatggcccgcgggccgaggttgaaaaacttgtacacacatgatccgggggcggTGCGAGCGcacaaatcccgtttcggcgaaacctccgttcggccgaacggccgttcggcggaacgtccattcggcgacctgcctgtctgtcaaacgtccgtcggcgaaacgtctttaggcgaatcatccgagtaccgatgatgtcgctcacactggtactccgtgcgctcagggaggttttctttc harbors:
- the st8sia1 gene encoding alpha-N-acetylneuraminide alpha-2,8-sialyltransferase; protein product: MLMRCHRAKLSASAAFCVLILCWFYVFPVYRMPGDEDILEEVLKHRDHVWTKNHTGINLYRKLLSECCDPQRLFALTKENSPVGKVLWYDGEFYHSHTVNNETHSIFVQANPLPLPLKKCAVVGNGGILRHSHCGRDIDKADFVMRCNLPPLSKEYVDDVGTKSHLVTANPSIIGRKYQNLLWSRKPFVENVKVYGSSFLYMPGFSTRPGTELSLRAAYALADSSSNLTMLFANPNFLGNVGLFWSARNVHARRLSTGLFMVSLALGLCEEVSVYGFWPFPFDLDKKPISHHYYDNMQPHRWFHAMPEEFVQLWELHKSGTLRINLGGCV